The genomic window CCCACCTACATTTCTCGCTCTTGCTTTATCCACACGGTAGAAACGTTCAAAGATCTTGTCCTGAGACTCAGTCGGGATTCCCATTCCTTCATCTGAAATACTGATTCTTGCTTTGTTTCCTTGATGAAGTAATGTAATGCTGACGTTTCCGCCTTCTGGTGAATACTTAATGGCATTCGATATAATGTTATCCAGCACTTGCGTTAATTTATCTTCATCAATTTTTGCAAATGTCGGCTGCTTGACAATATGACGATGAAAAACAATATCTTTGTCCTTTACAACCATCTCAAAACGCTCGATAATTTGATGCAAGAATGAACCTAATTCAACCCAGCGTAAATCCATCTCGTAATCATTGGAATCGATACGAGAAAGCTGGAGAAGATCATTTACTAATCGAATCATACGGTCTGTTTCTTTTTGTGTAACGTTAAGAAAGTGCGGCGCAATTTCCTTGTCCTCTATCGCACCATCTGCAAGTGCTTCAAGGTAACTTTTCATCGTTGTTAGCGGTGTCCTCAGTTCATGAGATACATTTGCCACAAACTCACGGCGTTCACTTTCTATTTTTTCTTTTTCCGTTACATCGTGAAGAACCGTAATTAACCCATTCATCGGTCCGTCATCTTCTTGGATAGCAGAGAAGTTTGCCTCTAATAAAACCAATTCCTCACCATGACTAAAATCAAGTAAAACCGATTCATTCTTCTCGTATAAATCATAAATGCTTTGCGTTTCATCCATATTCAATACGTCAATAATAGGTTTTCTTAATACATGCTTTAAGGAGATTCCTAATAATTCCTCTGCACGTCGGTTCATCAGTATAATTAAACCACTCTGGTCGGTAGCTACAACTCCGTCGGTCATATGAGCAAGAACCGAACGAAGGCGCTTCTGTTCTCGGTCCCTCATAAGTGTTGTATCATGGAGCTTATTCGTTAGCTCGTTAAATGACATTGCGAGCTGACCAAGCTCATCTGATCCGTACACCTTTACCTGTCTTGAAAAATCTCCGTGCCCCATCCGTAAAGCTTGCCTACGCATGTCCAGAATGGGCGCTGTAATGGTTCGAGCCACCAATATAATCACAAAAAACGTAATTAATAATGCAATGGTTGAGGCAACTATAAAGATTTGGTTGATCGACTGGGCTTGATCTGTCACTTCTTCAATCGAAGCTTCTACGTAGACAGCGCCTTGAAGTTCGGTTGCTTCCGTATTTCCTCCATCAAGAGAAGCGTTGGCAAAGTCTTCATTTGGTCGAATGGGCTGTGCTTTCACAAAATAACGTTCTTGGTTCTGCTCATTAATGCGCTGATCGCTCAATGATGATCCACCTGTAATTGCTCTTCTAACAATTGTTTGCTCTGTTAGCTGACCAATACGTGTCTGATCATTTGGATCAGAACTTGCAAGCAATACAAAATCTTTCCCGATAATTTGCGCTTTCCCGAACCGAATGTTTTCATCTGTTTGTGGGAACGTCTCATTTAAAAGCGTGTTTAAATTTTCCTGCGTGTCTGAATCCTCGTCAATTAATTCACGTGCCGCACTGACTGTAAGCAAGTTAACCCGATCGCTAATGACAGTTTCGTAGTTATCCATTAAACTTCGCTCAAGTGAATTTGAGAAATAAAAACCAATAATCTGCATGGCAAGAACAATGAGCAACATGTAGATAATAATGAGCTTAAAGCGTATGGACTTAAAAAAGCCTACGTTTTGATCCATTTACTTTACTCCTGATTATCCTGTGGTGCTAAGAAATAGCCAACACCTCTACGCGTCATAATCCAAGTAGGATAGCTTGGGTTATCTTCAACTTTTTCACGTAAGCGTCGCACGGTAAC from Shouchella hunanensis includes these protein-coding regions:
- the walK gene encoding cell wall metabolism sensor histidine kinase WalK — translated: MDQNVGFFKSIRFKLIIIYMLLIVLAMQIIGFYFSNSLERSLMDNYETVISDRVNLLTVSAARELIDEDSDTQENLNTLLNETFPQTDENIRFGKAQIIGKDFVLLASSDPNDQTRIGQLTEQTIVRRAITGGSSLSDQRINEQNQERYFVKAQPIRPNEDFANASLDGGNTEATELQGAVYVEASIEEVTDQAQSINQIFIVASTIALLITFFVIILVARTITAPILDMRRQALRMGHGDFSRQVKVYGSDELGQLAMSFNELTNKLHDTTLMRDREQKRLRSVLAHMTDGVVATDQSGLIILMNRRAEELLGISLKHVLRKPIIDVLNMDETQSIYDLYEKNESVLLDFSHGEELVLLEANFSAIQEDDGPMNGLITVLHDVTEKEKIESERREFVANVSHELRTPLTTMKSYLEALADGAIEDKEIAPHFLNVTQKETDRMIRLVNDLLQLSRIDSNDYEMDLRWVELGSFLHQIIERFEMVVKDKDIVFHRHIVKQPTFAKIDEDKLTQVLDNIISNAIKYSPEGGNVSITLLHQGNKARISISDEGMGIPTESQDKIFERFYRVDKARARNVGGTGLGLAIAREYVVAHEGEIWVNSEYNEGTTIYITLPYSTFKGGKV